The region CCAAGCCCGAGGACTGGTCGGACAAACGCGACGTGGACGATCGGCTGACGCCCTACAACTGGCTCTTTTTGCAGAACGCCGAGGTCGAGTACCAGGGGCAGTCCTACGACATCAACATACCCCGGCGGTGCATGCACTGTCAGAACCCGCCGTGTGCCAACATGTGTCCCTTTGGCGCGGCCAATAAACAGGTCAACGGCCTGACCCGCATCAGTCCGAACCTGTGCATGGGCGGGGCCAAGTGCCGGACCGTATGCCCGTGGCACATTCCCCAGCGCCAGTCCGGGGTGGGGCTTTACCGCCACCTCATGCCGAGGTTGGCGGGCAACGGGGTCATGTACAAATGCGACCGTTGCCATCAGCTCCTGGACAAGGGCGAACTGCCAGCGTGCATCGCGGTTTGTCCGGAGGATGTCCAGACCATCGGACCGCGCCATGAGATCGTAGCCCGGGCCAAGGAATTGGCCAAGGAGATGAACGGGTTCATCTATGGGCTGGAGGAGAACGGCGGGACCAACACGCTGTATGTTTCCCCGGTTCCCTTCGAACTCATCAACCAAGTCATCGACAAGGACTCCGGTCCCGGTGCGAACAAGGGCAAGAAGAAGCGCAGCCCGCTCGGCCCCGGCAAGCCGCACATGGGGCCGGTCAAGGACGTCATGGCCGACGAGACCAATCTGGCCACTGCCGCGTTTATTGCCCCGGTGGCAGGCATCGCCGCCGGCGTGCTCGGCCTGGGCTCTAAGCTGCTGAACAAGGGGGAGGGTGATCATGAAGACTAGACCCTATCCCGCCTGGATATCCCGGCTCTTTATTCTCCTGGTGGCCGCCCTGACCTTTACCGGGTTCATGCAGATGCCGTTGGCCAAGCGCTACGCCCTGACAACCGTGCCGGGTATGGCCTGGACCGGGGACTTCTTTCTGGTCCACAAGATCCACTACGTGCTGGGCGCGATCCTGCTTTTTCTGGTCGCCCTGGTCGCGGTCAACTGGCTCAAGGGCTGGAAAGACAAACTCACTCTGACCGGCCTGGGGCTGGCTCGCGTCGTGGTCGTCTTCGGCCTGGTGCTCTCGGGCCTGCTGCGCGTGTACCGCAACCTGCCCGGCGTGACGCTGGACCCGGTCGCCATACTGGCCATCGAGTGGGTGCACCTGACCCTGGTCATGGTGCTGGGCGTGCTTGCCCTGGTCGCGTTGATCCGCAAGGCCTCAGCCTATGCCGTGCGCAAATAGTTTCCGTCACACTCCGTATCCATTGCCGAAAAGGGGACCCTCGGGTCCCCTTTCTTGTGCCCGGCAAACATGCTAGTCCGTCACGAACACAACAGAACGGAGAGCTCCATGGAAAACATATCCTGGAATGATTTCGAAAAGGTGGAACTGCGTGTGGGTACGATCGTCAAGGCAGAGCCTTTTCCCGAGGCCCGCGTCCCGGCCTATAAGCTCGTGGTGGATTTCGGTGAGGACATCGGCACTCGCAAATCCAGCGCCCAGATCACCGATCTCTACAATCCCGAGGAACTTGTAGGCAAACAGGTCGTCGGCGTGGTCAACTTCCCGCCCAAACAGATCGGTCCCATGCGCTCCGAATGCCTGGTCACCGGCTTCTACAGCCCCGAAGGCGTCGTCCTCGCCACCCCCGACAAACCCTGCCCCAACGGCCTGAAGCTGGGATAGGAGTGCCCCCGGGCCTCCAGCCGTTGGCGAGTCTTCGAGCCTTACGGATGAGGATAGCAGCGATCGGTCGGGGGAAGGGGGAGAGGGAACCCTTTGGAAAGGGCTTCCCTCTCCCCCTTCCCCCGGCCCCCCCATCCCCCTCTCCCTCCTAAACTTTTTCTCGCCGCTTCGCGGGGTAGGGCACAAAAAAAGTCCTCCGACTCAGCAATGAGTCGAAGGATCTGCTTTCCTTGGAGCGATTCGGGTGCGCAGCACCCGACAGCGGCTCTCTTACCGCGTTCGCACAAGGCTTTCGAGAGTGGTGCAGCAGTGCATTTTCTTCCGGCCGGGTCAACCGCAGCGTAGCCGTCTACGTGAGGATTGGCCCGGCCGGAAAAAATGTGCGGATGCGCCGCTATCGGAAGCCGCCTTACTCCAGAATCATATCATCAAGAGGCTGG is a window of uncultured Pseudodesulfovibrio sp. DNA encoding:
- a CDS encoding 4Fe-4S dicluster domain-containing protein translates to MSQKKQRAGAISRRGFLKTLGVGSAGALLPAAPVLAAQERVPAPSDGELATLLDLSKCIGCGACVEACRESNADKFPEPVKPFPDMLPSRRAKPEDWSDKRDVDDRLTPYNWLFLQNAEVEYQGQSYDINIPRRCMHCQNPPCANMCPFGAANKQVNGLTRISPNLCMGGAKCRTVCPWHIPQRQSGVGLYRHLMPRLAGNGVMYKCDRCHQLLDKGELPACIAVCPEDVQTIGPRHEIVARAKELAKEMNGFIYGLEENGGTNTLYVSPVPFELINQVIDKDSGPGANKGKKKRSPLGPGKPHMGPVKDVMADETNLATAAFIAPVAGIAAGVLGLGSKLLNKGEGDHED
- a CDS encoding 4Fe-4S ferredoxin, which codes for MKTRPYPAWISRLFILLVAALTFTGFMQMPLAKRYALTTVPGMAWTGDFFLVHKIHYVLGAILLFLVALVAVNWLKGWKDKLTLTGLGLARVVVVFGLVLSGLLRVYRNLPGVTLDPVAILAIEWVHLTLVMVLGVLALVALIRKASAYAVRK
- a CDS encoding tRNA-binding protein is translated as MENISWNDFEKVELRVGTIVKAEPFPEARVPAYKLVVDFGEDIGTRKSSAQITDLYNPEELVGKQVVGVVNFPPKQIGPMRSECLVTGFYSPEGVVLATPDKPCPNGLKLG